One region of Sulfurisphaera ohwakuensis genomic DNA includes:
- the eif2g gene encoding translation initiation factor IF-2 subunit gamma, translating into MSWPQVQPEVNIGVVGHVDHGKTTLVQAITGVWTSKHSEELKRGMTIKLGYAEASIGVCPNCNKPEAYVTEYSCNQCGSDEKPQFLRKVSFIDAPGHEILMATMLSGAALMDGALLVVAANEPFPQPQTREHFVALGIVNIKNLIIVQNKVDVVSKEEALKQYKQIKEFLKGTWAEDAPIIPVSALHKINIDALIEGIQKYIPTPQRDLSKDPIMLVIRSFDVNKPGTPYNELKGGVIGGSIIQGKLEIGDEIKILPGLRHEKPGGKVEYEPLYTTITSIRFSDLEVKEAKPGGLVALGTELDPSYVKADSLVGSVVVKSSNKNVSVLWNLKIENYQLLERVVGAKELVKVENIKKGEVLMLTLGSATTLGVAKNIKNDELEVELKRPLVVWDKDLRVVISRQVSGRWRLVGWGIIKI; encoded by the coding sequence GCCATGTAGATCATGGTAAAACTACATTAGTCCAAGCGATTACTGGAGTTTGGACTTCAAAGCATAGTGAAGAATTAAAGCGGGGTATGACAATAAAACTTGGATATGCAGAAGCTAGTATAGGTGTGTGCCCCAACTGTAACAAGCCAGAAGCATATGTTACAGAATACTCTTGCAATCAGTGTGGAAGTGACGAAAAACCACAATTTCTTAGGAAAGTATCTTTTATTGATGCACCAGGGCACGAAATTTTAATGGCTACAATGTTATCTGGAGCAGCACTTATGGATGGCGCGTTACTTGTTGTAGCAGCTAATGAGCCTTTTCCTCAACCACAAACAAGAGAGCATTTTGTTGCTTTAGGCATTGTTAATATAAAAAATTTAATTATAGTACAAAATAAGGTAGACGTAGTAAGCAAAGAAGAAGCGTTAAAACAATATAAGCAAATAAAAGAATTTCTAAAGGGTACCTGGGCTGAAGACGCTCCAATAATTCCAGTCAGTGCGTTGCATAAAATTAATATCGATGCGTTAATAGAAGGAATTCAAAAGTATATCCCAACTCCTCAGAGAGATCTTAGCAAAGATCCAATCATGTTAGTTATTAGAAGTTTTGATGTAAATAAGCCTGGGACTCCTTATAATGAACTGAAAGGAGGAGTAATTGGAGGTAGTATTATTCAAGGAAAACTAGAAATAGGAGACGAGATAAAAATCTTGCCGGGATTAAGGCATGAAAAACCTGGCGGTAAAGTAGAGTATGAACCGCTTTACACAACAATTACTTCTATTCGTTTCTCTGATTTAGAAGTAAAAGAGGCTAAACCGGGTGGTTTAGTAGCTTTAGGAACTGAATTAGATCCTTCCTATGTTAAGGCTGATAGTTTAGTTGGTAGTGTAGTAGTTAAATCGAGTAACAAAAATGTTTCTGTTTTATGGAATTTAAAAATTGAAAACTATCAATTACTAGAAAGAGTTGTTGGAGCAAAAGAATTAGTTAAAGTCGAGAATATTAAGAAAGGCGAGGTATTAATGCTAACACTAGGTTCAGCAACTACCTTAGGTGTAGCAAAGAACATTAAGAATGATGAATTAGAAGTAGAATTAAAAAGGCCTTTGGTAGTATGGGATAA